A stretch of Triticum aestivum cultivar Chinese Spring chromosome 1D, IWGSC CS RefSeq v2.1, whole genome shotgun sequence DNA encodes these proteins:
- the LOC123181762 gene encoding uncharacterized protein, with translation MGKKRAVAATTRTPVFPFPAAAGETEPPHHFSDYGFDPQLLRFSQLPDAKRHQQPPPPPPLEHARFKLQKPISKKHQHAQHNGKQRRRGWWSSAASAALLFFKRPSSKSSPTARAAGTAPSSSCSAAAAFAPRPLYFADDGGDDDSTGCTCWSPAVRSDHLAAAELGIASVRVPYVSLRDVNFRGGAAGTGGAAPAMPIYLVT, from the exons ATGGGGAAGAAGAGGGCGGTGGCCGCGACGACGAGGACGCCGGTCTTCCCGTTCCCGGCGGCTGCCGGCGAGACGGAGCCGCCGCACCACTTCAGCGACTACGGCTTCGACCCCCAGCTCCTCCGCTTCTCCCAGCTG CCCGACGCGAAGCGTCACCAgcagccaccgccaccgccgccgcttgaGCACGCGCGGTTCAAGCTCCAGAAGCCCATCTCCAAGAAGCACCAGCACGCGCAGCACAATGGCAAGCAGCGCCGCCGCGGGTGGTGGAGCTCTGCGGCCTCTGCGGCGCTCCTCTTCTTCAAGCGCCCCTCGTCCAAGTCCAGCCCCACCGCTCGGGCTGCCGGCACAGCCCCGTCGTCCTCCTGCAGTGCTGCTGCTGCGTTCGCCCCCCGGCCACTCTACTTCGCCGATGACGGAGGCGACGACGACTCCACGGGGTGCACGTGTTGGTCGCCGGCCGTGCGTTCCGATCACctggccgccgccgagctcggcaTTGCCTCGGTCCGAGTTCCGTATGTCAGCCTCAGGGACGTCAATTTCCGTGGCGGCGCCGCAGGAACGGGAGGGGCTGCTCCGGCGATGCCTATCTACCTCGTGACGTGA